The following are encoded together in the Roseobacter denitrificans OCh 114 genome:
- a CDS encoding adenylate/guanylate cyclase domain-containing protein, which yields MSIECLNCDTANRAGRRFCSSCGAALPVACASCGFSNEPEDAFCGGCGVAISHSKSAPVPAPRPAPADPAKPYAFEGDRRQLTVMFCDLVGSTVISEQLDPEEMTGLLTAYRVACAEVVEQFGGFIGNFMGDGLLIYFGYPQAHEDDPQRAIRAGLAIISAVEALNKDFSAPDVCLNVRIGVNTGLVVAADIGAGEQREKMAIVGDTPNIAARLQSLAEPGTVVIGRRTHRLVEGLFICEPLGAQTLKGISDPIEVFRVCESTEARSSFEAKLQRGLTPMAGRKEELSLLVNRWDQAKGGDGQIVLVSGEPGVGKSRVLQHFQTQVLAQNCTAISFVCSSYRQDTPFHPLIDFFERTLQAEADNTPSAMLDKLDAYLSGLGFDVAEYGSLLAAMLSLPAAGRYNAPVLTLEDQKKQTLKALVSIIQALSDQTPLLILVEDLQWADHSTREFLGLLVEHVRTSRILVVPAFRADFDPPWSKQPHLTMLRLRHLSRPESIELIEGVTGGRPLPDEVLDHIWSKTDGVPLFIEELTKLVLEMDLLKLVNGRYELTGPLGATAIPDSLQDSLMARLDHLGSAKEAAQLASVLGRTFGHALLLAVTQKSEDALDGALTRLVDAELLYRRGLAPEVVYEFKHALIKDAAYQGLLHSKRRQLHLDIAEILEQRFPQVSERSPEVLSYHYKAAGDVEKAIPFSFHAGDAAAARYASTEASAHYQSALDMAKSVPSDEASAKLQIRAILKLANVASSRDQFERNLGNLGMARALAEKIDHKIRLCQIQYWTGRTYYVLGRFALAADLARQALELAEKLGDSDERMKTGPVNLLARVHCLLGEPVAAINYASQSVRQMHDVGDHIEEAAVAGVLAFALAQHGEYQKAMDAANHGVELAHELGHLPTEAACLMFRGLVNGWFGRLSDATPDFEQSLYICEQSGDVFRKYLTLGWRGEACLVAGEIVAARNHLEQCLELGSTLGTSFHRGAFEAFLAKALLSKGDTNTALRLSEAAVVTATESGETWPRSIALRVATEVQIASSAPDISAAQASIASAIQIQTERQCKCDLAWSNLVNGHVLAAKGDHQDAAEAYAVTQRMFEDLNIDRGVELAKTALVALKGVGATAH from the coding sequence GGAGGATGCGTTTTGTGGCGGCTGCGGGGTCGCGATCTCGCACAGCAAATCCGCGCCCGTTCCGGCACCCCGGCCAGCCCCGGCTGATCCGGCAAAACCATACGCCTTCGAAGGGGACCGCCGCCAGCTTACGGTGATGTTCTGTGATCTTGTCGGCTCGACTGTGATCTCCGAGCAGTTGGACCCCGAAGAGATGACCGGCTTGCTGACAGCCTACCGGGTGGCCTGTGCCGAGGTGGTCGAACAATTCGGCGGTTTCATCGGGAATTTCATGGGCGACGGGCTGCTGATCTATTTCGGATACCCACAGGCGCATGAAGACGATCCGCAACGGGCGATCCGCGCAGGTCTTGCGATTATCTCGGCGGTTGAGGCGCTGAACAAGGATTTCTCCGCACCGGACGTCTGCCTGAATGTGCGCATCGGCGTGAACACGGGTCTTGTTGTTGCGGCAGATATCGGCGCGGGCGAGCAGCGCGAAAAGATGGCGATCGTGGGGGATACGCCCAACATCGCCGCGCGGCTGCAGTCTCTTGCGGAGCCGGGCACGGTTGTCATCGGCCGGCGGACCCATCGTCTGGTTGAAGGGCTGTTTATCTGCGAGCCGTTGGGTGCGCAGACCCTCAAAGGCATTTCTGACCCGATCGAAGTGTTCCGGGTGTGCGAAAGCACCGAGGCGCGCAGCAGTTTTGAAGCTAAACTGCAACGTGGCCTGACCCCCATGGCGGGGCGCAAGGAGGAACTGAGCCTCCTCGTAAACAGATGGGATCAGGCCAAGGGCGGGGATGGGCAGATCGTGCTTGTGTCCGGTGAACCCGGTGTTGGCAAGTCACGCGTCCTGCAGCATTTCCAGACCCAGGTTCTGGCGCAGAATTGCACGGCGATCAGTTTCGTATGTTCGAGTTATCGGCAAGACACGCCGTTTCACCCGCTGATTGATTTCTTTGAACGTACCCTGCAGGCGGAGGCGGACAACACGCCATCGGCCATGCTCGACAAGCTTGATGCCTATCTGTCCGGGCTTGGGTTTGATGTGGCGGAATACGGCTCCTTGCTGGCCGCGATGCTGAGTTTGCCCGCCGCAGGGCGCTACAACGCACCGGTTCTGACGCTGGAAGATCAGAAAAAACAAACACTCAAGGCGCTTGTGTCGATCATTCAGGCGCTGTCCGATCAGACCCCCTTGCTGATCTTGGTGGAAGACTTGCAGTGGGCCGACCATTCGACCCGCGAGTTTCTGGGGCTTCTGGTCGAGCATGTGCGCACATCGCGCATTCTCGTTGTGCCTGCGTTCCGCGCTGATTTCGACCCCCCCTGGAGCAAGCAGCCGCATTTGACGATGCTGCGTCTGCGCCACCTCAGCCGACCTGAAAGCATCGAGTTGATCGAGGGGGTGACCGGGGGGCGACCGCTGCCCGATGAGGTGCTGGATCATATCTGGTCCAAGACGGATGGCGTGCCGCTGTTTATCGAGGAGTTGACCAAGCTGGTGCTTGAGATGGACCTGCTGAAGCTTGTGAACGGGCGCTACGAGTTGACCGGGCCGCTCGGCGCGACGGCCATTCCGGATTCGTTGCAGGATTCCCTGATGGCCCGGCTCGACCACCTTGGATCGGCGAAAGAGGCAGCACAGCTTGCCTCGGTGCTGGGGCGCACCTTTGGGCACGCGCTGCTGCTGGCTGTTACCCAGAAGAGCGAGGATGCATTGGATGGCGCCCTGACGCGCCTTGTGGATGCGGAACTGCTCTACCGGCGCGGGTTGGCCCCCGAGGTCGTCTATGAGTTCAAACATGCGCTGATCAAGGATGCGGCCTATCAAGGCCTGCTGCACAGCAAGCGGCGCCAGCTTCATCTGGACATCGCGGAGATTCTGGAGCAACGCTTCCCGCAGGTCAGCGAGCGCAGCCCGGAAGTTTTGTCCTATCACTACAAGGCGGCGGGGGACGTGGAAAAGGCGATCCCCTTCAGTTTTCACGCCGGGGATGCGGCCGCGGCGCGATATGCTTCCACCGAAGCATCCGCGCATTACCAGTCTGCGCTGGACATGGCCAAATCCGTGCCCTCCGATGAAGCTTCCGCAAAGCTGCAAATCCGTGCGATCCTGAAGCTTGCCAATGTCGCCTCATCGCGCGACCAGTTCGAACGCAACCTCGGCAATCTTGGCATGGCGCGCGCGCTTGCCGAAAAAATCGATCACAAGATTCGCCTGTGTCAGATTCAATACTGGACGGGGCGCACATATTACGTGCTGGGCCGGTTTGCGCTGGCCGCGGATCTGGCGCGCCAGGCGCTGGAACTGGCCGAAAAGCTGGGGGATAGCGACGAACGGATGAAGACCGGGCCGGTGAACCTGCTGGCCCGGGTGCACTGCCTGCTTGGCGAACCTGTCGCGGCGATCAACTATGCCTCGCAAAGCGTGCGCCAGATGCATGATGTGGGTGATCACATCGAAGAGGCTGCCGTAGCGGGCGTGCTCGCCTTTGCGCTGGCGCAACATGGGGAGTACCAAAAGGCGATGGATGCGGCCAATCACGGTGTTGAACTGGCCCATGAACTTGGACATCTGCCGACCGAAGCCGCCTGTCTGATGTTTCGCGGGCTTGTCAACGGGTGGTTCGGGCGTCTGTCTGATGCGACGCCCGATTTCGAACAAAGCCTGTATATCTGCGAGCAGTCCGGTGATGTGTTCCGCAAATACCTGACGTTGGGATGGCGTGGGGAGGCCTGTCTTGTCGCCGGAGAGATCGTCGCAGCGCGCAACCATCTTGAGCAATGCCTTGAGCTTGGCAGCACGCTCGGGACATCCTTTCACCGTGGTGCTTTCGAGGCGTTTCTGGCCAAGGCCCTGTTGTCCAAGGGGGATACGAATACAGCCCTGCGGCTGAGCGAGGCGGCGGTCGTGACAGCGACGGAAAGTGGTGAAACCTGGCCGCGCTCCATCGCCTTGCGCGTGGCCACCGAGGTGCAGATCGCAAGCAGTGCGCCGGATATTTCTGCCGCGCAGGCGTCGATTGCCTCGGCCATTCAGATTCAGACCGAACGACAGTGCAAATGCGATCTGGCATGGTCCAATCTGGTCAACGGGCACGTCCTCGCTGCCAAGGGCGACCATCAGGACGCAGCCGAGGCCTATGCCGTCACACAGCGCATGTTCGAGGACCTGAACATCGACCGTGGGGTTGAACTGGCCAAAACGGCGCTGGTTGCACTGAAAGGTGTGGGGGCCACCGCCCATTGA